The Streptococcus gwangjuense nucleotide sequence TATTCCCTTAAAAATGTTTGGGAATCACAGACAAAATAGTCATCCTGATTAGCTGACTGCGGGCTCTCATCATTAGCATAGACATTCATGACACCACAGCTCGAAACATCCGCATCTTCTTGAATTAATTGCTCATATAAACTCTGAATCATTTCTGGATGGATATAATCATCCGAGTCAATAAAAATCAGATAATCTCCGTGAGCCTGCTTCATTCCATCATTTCGTGCTTGCGACAAGCCTTCGTTCTTTTTATGAAGTACTGACACCCTATCATCTTGTTCAGCGATTGCATCACACAAGCGACCACTTTCATCTGTTGCACCATCATCAACAAGAATAATTTCCAGATTTTGATAGGTCTGCTTCTGAATGGAAGCTATCGATTTTTCTAGGTACTGCGCCACATTATAGACTGGCACAATGACACTAATTAATGCAGTTTCCATGCTACTCCTCTAATAGTTTTTCTACTTGTTCGATTTGTTTGGCAATTGTGAATTGTTGAATGAATTGGCTAGCCTCATTAACATCGAAGTTTGAGGCAGAGGTCATGTAGTTCGTAATTGCCTGAGCTGCCTTTTGATTGCTCTCAATGATTTGTCCAAATCGTCCTTCTTGGGATAATTCCTCAGCCCCTCCGACATCGGTAGAGACAAAAGGAAGTCCCAGACTCAAGGCTTCCACATACACTCCAGGAAAACCTTCTTGTTTAGACATAGACAAGAGAACTTTCATCTGAGACAAATACTGGTATGGATTTTTTTGATAACCAAGGAAATGTACATAGTCTTCAAGCTCATATTCTTTGACGCGTTTTTTCAGTTCCTCTTCCATATCACCAGCCCCGATAAAATAGAGATGATAGTTTTTTCCCTCTTGGTGTAATAACCTCATCACTTCCACCACGCGGTCAGAACCCTTATTTTCCTCAATCCGTCCAATAGTACAGATACTTTGAGGCGCAATCTCGATATTTATCTTCTCTTGAGATTTTTCTAGAATACTCTGAAAATCATATCCATTGTAGACCGTCTGTAATTTCGAAGCATAGTCTGGATAGACTTCCTTGATAGAATTGCTGGTTTTATTCGAAATTCCTACAATGGTATCCGCAGCATCCAACTGGCGTCTATGTGATTCTCTTTTGGAGCTATCCTTAAGAAATTCTTCGATACTTCCATGAATCCAAGAGATTTTCTTGACTTCTTTTCTTTTAGAAAACAAAAGTGGAGGATTCATAATGGTAAAAGAAACTTCAACGTCATAGTCATCTTTTACAAGCAAGCGACGAGTCAGTCTTGGAAAATAAATTCTCATTCTCCACAAAAGTGCTCGTAGCCATCTGGCTTGGCGATAATCTTGAAAGGATTTTAAAATGCCTATATGCTTGGGCACAGATTCGTACCCCTTGTCAAAATGCTCCATTTCAAGAATATCAATATCATACTTTTCTGGATCCAGATTTGAAACAATTGTCGACAGAATCTTCTCTGCTCCACCCCCGAGAGAAAAAGACCACATAAAAAATAATATTTTTTTCTTAGCCACCATATTCTCCCTTGTACTCTGTGTAGCTCTTGTCCATATCTGCTATAATGGCGTCATGATGCGGTACTTGCTTGTCCGCTGGTGGAGGTGTCATGTAGTCTCCAAAAGCAGTGCTGAGATAGGCATCATAGCCGATTGGAATGGGCATCTCTGTCTCTTCAAATGGCAAGAAAAGATTATCCTCAAAAGATTCGATTAGGTACTTGTTTCTCATGTAACCAGGACCCGAGCATAATTCCGTGATTCCATCGCTCTCAGCTAGACTATACTTGGTCATTTCTTTTTCAGCTTTTTTCCAAATGCGATAACGTAGAGATTTTGGAGTCAGGCCGAGTAAGATGCGACTTCCCCATTTCATGATGGCACCATGCTTTTCTGGAATAGTTTGCGCACAAAAAAGAGAATACATCAAGGCCCAGTGAACCTGCTTTTTCCGCTCAGCTGGATTTTTAGGATAATAATCCAAAGGCAAAACATCCAACGCCAGACCATGTGGCAAATCCAAATCCTGCTGATAAGGTTTGATACAGGTGGTTTCCTTGTCACGAATGGTAATAAAAAGATTGCGGTCGACAAAATCCTTGTTACTCTTTGACAAGAAATAACGTTCATCTGCATAACGAGGCCATAATTCTGCCAATTTTTCATAATCCTTACGGGGCATAAAAAAATCTAAATCATCATCCCAAGGAATAAAACCCTTGTTTCGAAGGGCACCAATAGCACCTCCACCACAAAGATAACAAAGCAAATCATGTTCTTTACAAAAAGCCACAAAATATTCAGCCATCTCCAGACTTCGAGCCTGAATTGCTTTTAAATCAGTCATATTGTTCATTATTCTTTCTATCGTATCGTTCCATTATACCACAAATAAGGGATGAAAATCTATTGCAGACTGTAAAAAAATCAAAGCTTGACTGCTGGATAAATAGCCTTCAAACCTTGATTTTTCCTGTATTAGTTTATCTCATCCTCATCTGAGATAGTTTAGTTTGATATTTATTTTGGTCTACTAAGAGTGCCTGTCCTCCATAGACATCATAGGCATCGACCCAATCACCTAGTTCTGGAACTGTTAATCTCTCAATGCCATTTTGCGCTCCATCTAGGAAGGATAAACCATTGGTCAGTAGGAAACTATAAGGAACATTCGTAGAGGTCATCCCAAAGACCTTACCAAGTGCTTCTGATCCAGTAAAGAGTTTGGTTGGATCCTTGAGTTGTTGCAGAACAGCTGTCAATACTTGCTGTTGTCTCTTGGTACGACCATAATCCCCTTCATCATCATCACGGAAGCGAGCATAATTTAGCAAGGTTGAACCGTTCATCTGCTGTTTCCCAACTTTGATCGTCTGGGTTGGAGACTCTGTCTCTGTAGCATGCAAGTCATCTCCCACCGTAGCTTCGGTTAAAGGTTGACCTTCTAAGGTTGAGAATTTGGCATCAATCGTCACCCCATCAGGGAAGAGAGTATCAATAGCGGTTGCGAAGGCCTGGAAATCAACCAAGGCATAATACTTAATATCCAAGTCAAAATTGTCTTTTAGGACTTTTCGGACCATTTCAGCCCCTTTTTGGCCTTCTTGTTCCCCTAGTTCATAGGCCACATTTAACTTATTATCAGACTGCTTTCTACCGTTAATGACTTGGCTATAACCATCTATATAAACCAAATTGTCACGCATAAAGCTGACCAGCTTAATTTTCTTATCTGAGCCTCCAACATTTAATACCATAATAGAGTCTGTTCTCGTCTCAGCACTATTTTGGCCGATCCGTCCATCCGTCCCCATAATCAAAATATTAACTCCATCCTTGGTATCTTGACCATGAAAAACTTCTACTTGAGCCGCCTTAGCATTGGCAGGTTTATTTGGATCCGCATTTGAATAGCCTTTTAGGAACATAAAAATCATGCCAAAACCGACACAGGCTAGAAGGGCAAGCAGTCCAGCAAAAATGCGCCCCCAACGAATCTTGCGTTTTTTGGACTTAACCTTTGGAAGAGAATGACTTTTCTGATATTTTTTTGCACGACTACGGCTACCATAGGATGGAAGAGGAGACTGATTGATTGGTTCCATGAAGGACTCTTCCAAATCGTGATTTTCATTATAAATTTCTGGAGAAACTTCACTACCACTAGCCATATTTAACTTACCTTGCAAGTAAGCAAACTCTTTTTTCTCTCGCTCATTGAGGTAATGAATGTTCTTAAAGAGATAGTCATAACGCAACTGCTCGTGATGGCTTAAAGGATTTTCTTTGCTCATCTTCTCTCCTTTCCATGGTCTGATATTGGATAAATGGGATAGGCGCCCAGTACTTTATACTGGATTCCAATCGCTTCTAATTCTTTTTGGGCAAAGTGGACCAAGGCCTTATCGGCATAGTCCACATCAATAATGAAAAAGTATTCTCCCAGTGCTGTCTTGAGTGGACGACTTTCAATTTTTGTCAGGTCAATCCCTCTCCAAGCAAAGGTCGAAAGTGCCTTGTAAAGTGCACCTGGAAGGTTGTCCGGTAAGGTCAAGGCCAAACTCATTTTCTCAGTTTGTGATTTCAAGGGAATAGAAGGCATTTCAGCTCCCAAAACCCAGAAACGTGTGAAATTGGCTTCCATTTCCTGAATATCCTCGGCAATCAGTTCTAAACCATATTCTTCAGCAGAACTTCTTGGTGCAATGGCTGCATAAGGCTGGTCTGGATGTTCGGAAATAAAACGGGCCGCATAGGCTGTACTAGCTGTTACCTCGATTTGGGCCTCTGGATATTGTTCATCGATGAATTTCTTTCCTTGAGCCAAGGCCTGTGGATGTGAAAAAATCTTTTCAATCTTAGTGTGACCTGGAACCACCATCAACTGCTGATGAATAGGCTGAACGATTTCTGCTACTGCTTGGATACGAGCCTGATGAAAAAGGTAGTCCAAAGTTTCATGAACACTACCCTCGATAGAATTTTCAACTGGCACCACAGAATAGTCCACCAAGCCTTGCTCATAGGCCTTGATGACATCTGTAATGTTGGCAAAGGCCTGCAATTCCTCATGAGGAAAAGCTGTCTGCACAACGTGGTGTGAAAATGATCCCTTGGGACCTAGATAAGCAATTTTCATCTCAGTTCCTCTATAATTTCCTCTGGGCTTAGCTTGGTCACATCCAAAACCCGACTGGCAACTTCCTCATACCAAACCTGTCTTTCTTGGAAAATAGCTGCAAGTTCTTCCTTGCTATTATTTAGAAAAAGCGGGCGCTGATTGTCCTTATCAGCTGCTATGCGTTGGTAGAGGGTTTCAAAATCAGCTTTTAGGTAGATATTATCAGAATTGGTCTTTAGTAAGTTGCGATTTCTCTGAGAAATAACCACGCCTCCACCAGTTGACACAACTTGATCTCTTTGTAGTAAATCAGCTAGGACTTCAGACTCTATCTGACGAAAAGATTTTTCTCCCTTTTCAGCAAAAAATTCCGCAATGGACATACCGAGGCGTTTCTCAATCAAGGCATCCATATCAAGGTAATTAGAGTCCAATCCTCTTGCAATAGTCGATTTGCCAGCTCCCATAAATCCTAGTAATACCTTAGCCATGAATCAAGTTCTCCAAATCATCAAAGAAGCTAGGATAGCTGGTATTGATGGCTTCTGCACGATCAAGCTCCACTTCACCATCTGCAACCAAGAGGGCTGCGATAGCCGTCATCATGCCGATACGATGGTCTCCAAAAGTATTGACTCTAGCACCGTGAAGGGCTGATTTTCCTTTGATAATCATTCCATCTGCTGTAGGTGTGATATCCGCACCCATGCTATTTAAAGCGTCTGCCACAACCTGAATGCGGTCTGTTTCCTTGACCTTAAGTTCCTCAGCATCCTTAATAACTGTTACACCTTGAGCTTGGGTCGCAAGTAGGGCAATAATGGGCAATTCATCAATCAAGCGTGGAATCAAAGCGCCACCAATTTCTATTCCTTTCAAGTCAGAAGACTCAACAGTCAAGGTTGCAGATTTAGCGACTGGGTCAATTTCAGTAACTTCTAATTTTCCACCCATGGCGCGAATGACATCAATGATACCTGTACGCGTTTCGTTGATGCCCACATTCTTAAGCACCACACGAGAATTTGGAACAATCAAACCTGCGACTAACCAAAAGGCTGCACTGGAAATATCTCCTGGAACAACCACCTTTTGTCCTGTCAATTTTTGCGGTCCTTGGACTGTGATTTTCTTGCCATCCACACTTAAATGACCACCAAATTGTTGCAGCATATCTTCAGTATGATTACGGGTGCACTCTTTTTCGATAATTACAGACTCCCCTTGGGCCTGCAAGGCTGCAAAAATCAAGGCTGACTTGACTTGAGCAGAGGCAATTGGCAATTCATACTGAATAGGTCTTAGGTTTTTTGTCCCTTTTAAATGAAGGGGAGGCAGGTCTCGCTCAATTTGCCCTGAAATGCTGACACCCATTTTTTTCAATGGAATCGTCACACGGTCCATAGGACGTTTGGAAAGACTGTCATCTCCAAACATTTCTACTTCAAAGTCTGCACCAGCAAGAACGCCTGAAATCAGGCGAATCGAGGTTCCAGAATTTCCCATATCCAAAGCATTTTGGGGCACTTTTAATCCTTCCATACCTACACCTTGAATAGTAATCACATCGTCTTTATCCTCAATCTCAACACCAAGGTCACGAAAGACTTGCATGGTCGAAAGGACGTCTTCGCCACGTAATATATCATAAACCTTGGTCTCACCCTCAGCCAAACTTCCAAAGATAATGGAACGATGGCTAATAGACTTGTCACCTGGAACTCGGATACTGCCGTGTAAGTGGCTAATGTTTGTTTTTAGTTTCATACTGGACCTCATACTTGCAATACTTTTACTTATTTTATCATAAAAAGCCAGAAATTCCTTAAAAATTTCTGACTTTATGATAGTTATTTTCTTATTTTAGCAATTCTGAAACTGGTTCAAAAACAATTTTTTCAATGTCAGAAAGGTAAATTGCCAATTGTTGTTGCTTGGTAAAGAATTCTGACAAGAGGCTGTTCCCCTGAATCTGCTTGCCAAAACCTTCCATCTTCGCTTGGAAGGAAGCGTCTGGCATTTGACCTGTCTGGGCGAATCTTTGAATTTCCTCTTGGAAGGCAAGATATTCTGTAAAAATTTTGCTCGCCTCAGCATCTGCTGAAATCGCATCTTTAGCTGCTTTGACAGCCTTGTATTCTGGTAATTCGCGAAGACCGCGACTAAGTTCGTTTGCACTATCGTAAATATTTGACATGATTTTCTCCTTTTTCATTTCTTTTAAAATTACTAGTCACTCTGTGGTCTTTATTATTGTGCAATCACTTTTATATGACCTCTTGAATGTCCATTGCTTAATTCCTTATCTGGTATATACTCTATCTTCAAAGAGCCTAAATTAGAATCTGTTATAGTTTCATTTGACATAAGATTATCAAAATAGTTATTTATCTCATCATCAGATAAGGATGATTCAATCGATTTAACAATATCATGAAATACTTCTTTCATTCCTGTAACACCAGATTCACTATTTTCATTTGTCTGATTAATTGTTACATTGATTTTATCAGTATCATTTGCATGTAAAAGCTCCAAATAATATCCGTAGCTTGATGCGAAATATTTTATTTTTATATTTCCTTTTTTAATATTTTCTAATGGGCTATTAGAATTTTGATTATAGCTATTAATAAAATCATTAATAATTCTATCGTCTACATACTTTGAATTATTTTTCTCTTAACTTATTTCTTTCTTGGATGGTTCATTTTTTGTCTCAACACTTGCTTCTGAAGTAGTTTTCACATCTTTTTTAACAGCGTAAGCTCTAAGTAAGATAAAAGAAATAAAGATAATACCAAATATGAATCTAGGCTCTATTTTAGGCATAATTTTCTCCTTACTTGATGACGACTGTGTAGTCGGTATTTTCTGTTATGAGATGCTCAGCTCTTTCTAAGTCTTGAGCGTTTTTAAATGAAATTTGTAGGATCCCGTGAATATCTTCACGGTTTTCCTCATTGATGTGAATATTAACCAAGGAAGTTCCACGTAGTAGTTCCAAAATCCTCAAGATGACGTTTTCTTCATCGGGAACGTCAACATAGAGGTCATAAGAGCTATCCACACCACCACGCTTATGGATTTCCATAGCCTGACGTTGCTCACGCGCTTGATTGAAAAAATTCCAGATTCGCTCTTCATCTCCCTTACTGATAGCTTGTCCAACCTCATCTAAACGTTCCTTGAAATCCTCAATACGGTCTAGAATAGTCTCACGATTGGACAAGAGAATGGAGGTCCACATACCTGGCTCGCTTTCCGCAATTCGGGTCATATCTCGAAAACCACCGGCCGCAAAACGCCTTGCCATCTCATGTTCTTGAGCATAGACCGCGGTCTGTTCCATGAGACTAGAAGCCAGAATATGAGGAAAATGGCTAATCTGAGAAGTGACACGATCATGCTCCTTGGCATCAATCTCGATAAAACGAGCATGAAGACCTGAAAGCAGATCCTTCATTTCCTCAAGCGTGTCCTGACCTGTCAGACTCGAAGGTGTAAAGATATAATAGGCATTTTCAAAGAGATTGACATCCGCAGAAGCAGCCCCTGTCTTGTGACTACCAGCCATGGGATGGGCCCCGACAAAGCGAACAGATTTGCCAGTCAAATACTGCTCCGCTGCATCCACAATGGCTGACTTGGTCGAACCAGCATCTGAGATAATCACGCCTTCTTTCAAGTCCAAGTTGGCCAATTCCTTAATGAAAGCAATGGTTTGTTTGATTGGCAAGCTAAGAATAATAATATCCGCCAAAGGAGCAAAACTAGCAAAATCATCCGTTGCACGGTCAATCATGCCTTCTTTCAAGGCGATATCTCTCGAAGCTTGACTGCGATTATAACCTAAAATTTCATAATCTGGATGATCGCGTTTGATACCTAGGGCCATGGAGGCTCCAATCAATCCAAGACCTGCGATATAGACTGTTTTTGCCATAGGAACTCCTTAATAGTTCTTTGTATAGTCTCGGTGTTTGGCTACCGCTTCTCTTAATTCCTCTAGATTGTCTGATGAGAATTTTTCGAGGATTTCTTGTGCCAGAACCGTTGCCACAACGGCTTCCATAACTACACCTGCTGCTGGAAGAGCAGTCGGATCACTTCTCTCCACAGTTGCCTTGTAGGGTTCATGGGTTTCGATATCCACACTCATAAGAGGCTTATAAAGAGTAGGAATAGGCTTCATAACTCCACGAACAACGATGGGTTGCCCATTGGTCATACCACCTTCAAAGCCACCTAGATTATTGGTACGGCGGGTATAACCGTCTTCTTTAGACCAGAGAATTTCATCCATAACTTGGCTACCTTTGCGGTAACCAGCTTCAAATCCAAGACCAAATTCCACCCCTTTAAAGGCATTGATAGAGACGACAGCTTGGGCCAATCGTGCATCCAATTTTCTGTCCCATTGGACATAGGAACCAAGTCCTACTGGAACACCTCCAACGACTGTCTCGACAACTCCACCGATGGTATCACCGTCACGTTTGATTTGGTCAATATAATCCTTGATTTCCTGTTCCCGTTCTTGGTTGACAATAGAAACTTCAGACTGGGCAGCTCGTGACTTAATCTCAGCGACTGTCAGATTTTCAGGAACATCAATTTCCTTACCACCAAAGACTACGACATGGTTGGCAATCTCCATATCCAGCTCAGCCAAGAGGCGTTTGGCTACTGCCCCAACTGCCACCCGCATGGTGGTTTCACGAGCTGATGAACGCTCCAAGGAATTACGCAAATCATCAAAACGATACTTGATGCCCCCGACCAAGTCGGCGTGACCTGGACGAGGATGAGTGATTTTTCGTTTGCTTTTAAGGCGGTCTTCAATGTCCTCTGCAGACATGATATCCAGCCATTTTTGATGGTCTTTATTGATGACATCCATGGTAATGGGAGCCCCTGTCGTCTTCCCATGGCGAACACCTGAAGTAAAGATAACTTGGTCACTCTCAATCTTCAT carries:
- a CDS encoding YlbF/YmcA family competence regulator, translated to MSNIYDSANELSRGLRELPEYKAVKAAKDAISADAEASKIFTEYLAFQEEIQRFAQTGQMPDASFQAKMEGFGKQIQGNSLLSEFFTKQQQLAIYLSDIEKIVFEPVSELLK
- the aroA gene encoding 3-phosphoshikimate 1-carboxyvinyltransferase encodes the protein MKLKTNISHLHGSIRVPGDKSISHRSIIFGSLAEGETKVYDILRGEDVLSTMQVFRDLGVEIEDKDDVITIQGVGMEGLKVPQNALDMGNSGTSIRLISGVLAGADFEVEMFGDDSLSKRPMDRVTIPLKKMGVSISGQIERDLPPLHLKGTKNLRPIQYELPIASAQVKSALIFAALQAQGESVIIEKECTRNHTEDMLQQFGGHLSVDGKKITVQGPQKLTGQKVVVPGDISSAAFWLVAGLIVPNSRVVLKNVGINETRTGIIDVIRAMGGKLEVTEIDPVAKSATLTVESSDLKGIEIGGALIPRLIDELPIIALLATQAQGVTVIKDAEELKVKETDRIQVVADALNSMGADITPTADGMIIKGKSALHGARVNTFGDHRIGMMTAIAALLVADGEVELDRAEAINTSYPSFFDDLENLIHG
- a CDS encoding glycosyltransferase codes for the protein MVAKKKILFFMWSFSLGGGAEKILSTIVSNLDPEKYDIDILEMEHFDKGYESVPKHIGILKSFQDYRQARWLRALLWRMRIYFPRLTRRLLVKDDYDVEVSFTIMNPPLLFSKRKEVKKISWIHGSIEEFLKDSSKRESHRRQLDAADTIVGISNKTSNSIKEVYPDYASKLQTVYNGYDFQSILEKSQEKINIEIAPQSICTIGRIEENKGSDRVVEVMRLLHQEGKNYHLYFIGAGDMEEELKKRVKEYELEDYVHFLGYQKNPYQYLSQMKVLLSMSKQEGFPGVYVEALSLGLPFVSTDVGGAEELSQEGRFGQIIESNQKAAQAITNYMTSASNFDVNEASQFIQQFTIAKQIEQVEKLLEE
- a CDS encoding LCP family protein translates to MSKENPLSHHEQLRYDYLFKNIHYLNEREKKEFAYLQGKLNMASGSEVSPEIYNENHDLEESFMEPINQSPLPSYGSRSRAKKYQKSHSLPKVKSKKRKIRWGRIFAGLLALLACVGFGMIFMFLKGYSNADPNKPANAKAAQVEVFHGQDTKDGVNILIMGTDGRIGQNSAETRTDSIMVLNVGGSDKKIKLVSFMRDNLVYIDGYSQVINGRKQSDNKLNVAYELGEQEGQKGAEMVRKVLKDNFDLDIKYYALVDFQAFATAIDTLFPDGVTIDAKFSTLEGQPLTEATVGDDLHATETESPTQTIKVGKQQMNGSTLLNYARFRDDDEGDYGRTKRQQQVLTAVLQQLKDPTKLFTGSEALGKVFGMTSTNVPYSFLLTNGLSFLDGAQNGIERLTVPELGDWVDAYDVYGGQALLVDQNKYQTKLSQMRMR
- a CDS encoding LicD family protein is translated as MNNMTDLKAIQARSLEMAEYFVAFCKEHDLLCYLCGGGAIGALRNKGFIPWDDDLDFFMPRKDYEKLAELWPRYADERYFLSKSNKDFVDRNLFITIRDKETTCIKPYQQDLDLPHGLALDVLPLDYYPKNPAERKKQVHWALMYSLFCAQTIPEKHGAIMKWGSRILLGLTPKSLRYRIWKKAEKEMTKYSLAESDGITELCSGPGYMRNKYLIESFEDNLFLPFEETEMPIPIGYDAYLSTAFGDYMTPPPADKQVPHHDAIIADMDKSYTEYKGEYGG
- a CDS encoding shikimate kinase; protein product: MAKVLLGFMGAGKSTIARGLDSNYLDMDALIEKRLGMSIAEFFAEKGEKSFRQIESEVLADLLQRDQVVSTGGGVVISQRNRNLLKTNSDNIYLKADFETLYQRIAADKDNQRPLFLNNSKEELAAIFQERQVWYEEVASRVLDVTKLSPEEIIEELR
- the pheA gene encoding prephenate dehydratase, whose product is MKIAYLGPKGSFSHHVVQTAFPHEELQAFANITDVIKAYEQGLVDYSVVPVENSIEGSVHETLDYLFHQARIQAVAEIVQPIHQQLMVVPGHTKIEKIFSHPQALAQGKKFIDEQYPEAQIEVTASTAYAARFISEHPDQPYAAIAPRSSAEEYGLELIAEDIQEMEANFTRFWVLGAEMPSIPLKSQTEKMSLALTLPDNLPGALYKALSTFAWRGIDLTKIESRPLKTALGEYFFIIDVDYADKALVHFAQKELEAIGIQYKVLGAYPIYPISDHGKERR
- a CDS encoding prephenate dehydrogenase, giving the protein MAKTVYIAGLGLIGASMALGIKRDHPDYEILGYNRSQASRDIALKEGMIDRATDDFASFAPLADIIILSLPIKQTIAFIKELANLDLKEGVIISDAGSTKSAIVDAAEQYLTGKSVRFVGAHPMAGSHKTGAASADVNLFENAYYIFTPSSLTGQDTLEEMKDLLSGLHARFIEIDAKEHDRVTSQISHFPHILASSLMEQTAVYAQEHEMARRFAAGGFRDMTRIAESEPGMWTSILLSNRETILDRIEDFKERLDEVGQAISKGDEERIWNFFNQAREQRQAMEIHKRGGVDSSYDLYVDVPDEENVILRILELLRGTSLVNIHINEENREDIHGILQISFKNAQDLERAEHLITENTDYTVVIK
- the aroC gene encoding chorismate synthase; translated protein: MRYLTAGESHGPRLTAIIEGIPAGLPLTAEDINEDLKRRQGGYGRGGRMKIESDQVIFTSGVRHGKTTGAPITMDVINKDHQKWLDIMSAEDIEDRLKSKRKITHPRPGHADLVGGIKYRFDDLRNSLERSSARETTMRVAVGAVAKRLLAELDMEIANHVVVFGGKEIDVPENLTVAEIKSRAAQSEVSIVNQEREQEIKDYIDQIKRDGDTIGGVVETVVGGVPVGLGSYVQWDRKLDARLAQAVVSINAFKGVEFGLGFEAGYRKGSQVMDEILWSKEDGYTRRTNNLGGFEGGMTNGQPIVVRGVMKPIPTLYKPLMSVDIETHEPYKATVERSDPTALPAAGVVMEAVVATVLAQEILEKFSSDNLEELREAVAKHRDYTKNY